A genomic region of Trifolium pratense cultivar HEN17-A07 linkage group LG3, ARS_RC_1.1, whole genome shotgun sequence contains the following coding sequences:
- the LOC123915289 gene encoding agamous-like MADS-box protein AGL62 yields MASNGKLNTRKRKFGEIKKAEKSNKSQMTFSNSTLTLFNKATELSVLCNAKTALIVTSPNNELYTCGYPNCDAVIQQFLTGKDTIQDSEKKKQEKIVETLRLDYEAIGDKLEKLLEEEKNLQAINDEAEKSGSISSCWWNNPIDDMDLQSLEEFKNSLEKFRLNLGSAYDAKKLISTLRS; encoded by the coding sequence ATGGCTTCCAATGGAAAACTCAACACTCGGAAGAGAAAATTTGGTGAAATCAAGAAAGCGGAAAAATCAAACAAGTCTCAAATGACGTTCTCAAATTCTACACTTACACTTTTCAACAAAGCAACAGAGCTCTCTGTTCTATGCAACGCAAAAACTGCACTCATTGTCACATCACCCAACAACGAGCTCTATACATGTGGCTATCCTAATTGCGATGCGGTGATTCAACAATTCTTGACCGGAAAAGACACCATTCAAGATAGTGAGAAAAAGAAGCAAGAGAAGATTGTTGAAACCCTAAGGCTTGACTATGAGGCAATTGGAGATAAACTTGAGAAACTtttggaagaagaaaagaatTTGCAAGCTATCAATGATGAGGCAGAGAAGAGTGGTTCGATTTCCTCTTGTTGGTGGAATAATCCTATTGATGATATGGATTTACAATCTCTTGAGGAATTTAAGAATTCTTTGGAAAAGTTCAGACTTAATTTAGGTTCGGCCTATGACGCAAAGAAGTTAATTTCCACACTTCGATCTTGA